In Larimichthys crocea isolate SSNF chromosome VI, L_crocea_2.0, whole genome shotgun sequence, one genomic interval encodes:
- the trib3 gene encoding tribbles homolog 3 — protein sequence MNMGVTTARSQLCLKRLLDEPQDNLPKCKVPRLSPQPPATGLSPCLLPSSPAPKPNQSPSKVGKYLLFERIEGEETYRAEHSLTKQQYTCQVLPLRGYQERLAAYTRIGRHDNICPLLDVVIEQGSVYVFLPGHHGDMHAYLRSRKRLGEEEAGHLFAQMLNAVMHCHQHGVVLRDLKLRKFVFTDKYRTRLALLGLNDCVLLHGNHVDDSLTDRHGCPAYVSPELLTSGKGSYSGRAADIWSLGVSLYTMLIGRYPFQDTQPAALFAKIRRGTFSLPDWLSPQAKCLIGCMLRKSPAERLEASELLMHPWLTNPCTPHQDIHKTHHSSPKTQQHKHKDDDQVVPTWTEKKQ from the exons ATGAACATGGGCGTGACTACAGCCAGGTCTCAGCTGTGTCTGAAGAGGCTATTGGACGAGCCCCAGGACAATTTACCCAAATGTAAAGTACCCCGTCTGAGCCCGCAGCCTCCTGCCACCGGCCTTTcaccctgcctcttgcccagCAGCCCTGCCCCTAAGCCCAACCAATCCCCATCCAAAGTCGGAAAGTACCTCCTGTTTGAGCGCATCGAGGGGGAGGAGACCTACAGGGCCGAGCACTCACTCACAAAGCAGCAATACACCTGCCAG GTGCTCCCTCTGCGTGGTTACCAGGAGCGTTTGGCTGCCTATACCCGGATCGGCCGCCATGACAACatctgccccctgctggacgtGGTGATCGAGCAGGGCAGCGTGTACGTCTTCCTGCCCGGTCACCATGGTGACATGCACGCATACTTGCGGAGCAGGAAGCGTCTCGGCGAGGAGGAAGCAGGACATCTGTTCGCTCAGATGCTGAACGCCGTGATGCACTGTCATCAGCATGGAGTCGTCCTCAGAGACCTGAAGCTCCGCAAGTTCGTCTTCACTGACAAATACAG GACGCGCCTCGCCCTCCTTGGCCTCAACGACTGCGTCCTCCTACACGGCAACCATGTCGATGACTCTCTGACGGACAGACACGGCTGTCCCGCCTATGTCAGCCCCGAGCTGCTGACCAGTGGGAAAGGATCTTACTCTGGCCGTGCTGCAGACATCTGGAGCCTGGGCGTGTCTCTGTACACTATGCTGATTGGACGATACCCGTTTCAGGACACACAGCCTGCCGCGCTGTTCGCCAAAATCCGCCGCGGCACATTCAGCCTGCCTGATTGGCTGTCACCGCAAGCcaagtgtctgattggctgcatgCTGAGGAAGTCGCCTGCAGAGAGGCTGGAGGCGTCTGAGCTGCTGATGCACCCGTGGCTGACCAATCCCTGCACGCCACATCAGGACATACACAAGACGCATCACAGctcaccaaaaacacaacagcataaACACAAGGACGATGACCAGGTGGTGCCaacatggacagaaaaaaaacagtaa